A DNA window from Solanum lycopersicum chromosome 3, SLM_r2.1 contains the following coding sequences:
- the LOC101244171 gene encoding protein NUCLEAR FUSION DEFECTIVE 4, which translates to MDLDPDYNPSFKAKINTKWVATVASIWIQCTSGSLYTFAIYSSILKSTQGYDQSSLNVVSVFKDVGANVGILSGLLYSSVTTRRRRRFGGPWVVLLAGAIQCFAGYYLMWLTVMGLLPKPPLWVMCLYMLLAAHAMTFFNTANVVTAVHNFPNYRGTIVGIMKGFLGLSGAILIQVYQTIFRNRLTAYLLLLALLPPITTLLLMSFITISPTNEDDEKKHLNGFSLIALVLASYLMAEIIVGNIFSLQLSVRIITFAVLIFLLLSPISVAINVHKEKSYRIIKYLLEQNSPEDEQNRSQAHFVDMGQSHGNYDELPAGADQERDMNERRTPEWGENMNLFQAMCTTGFWFLFVTTACGMGTGLATVNNISQIGGSLGYTILETNTLVSLWSIWNFLGRFGAGYISDYFLRSLGWSRPLFIVVTLASMTVGHAVIASGLPGALYAGSVIVGICYGSQWSLMPTIVSEIFGARHLGTIFNTITVAGPVGSYILSVWVVGYLYDKEASDVGNMCTGTHCFMLSFFIMAASTFFGALVALALFFRTRNFYNNFVQRRGANTITG; encoded by the exons ATGGATTTAGACCCAGATTACAATCCCAGTTTTAAGGCCAAGATCAACACCAAATGGGTAGCCACAGTTGCTAGTATATGGATCCAATGTACCAGCGGTTCACTCTACACATTCGCCATTTATTCTTCCATTCTCAAATCTACCCAAGGATACGATCAATCATCCCTCAATGTCGTCTCCGTATTCAAAGATGTCGGCGCTAATGTCGGCATACTTTCCGGCTTACTCTACTCATCAGTCACCACTCGCCGTCGTCGTCGTTTTGGTGGTCCATGGGTGGTGCTGCTTGCCGGAGCTATTCAGTGCTTTGCTGGCTATTATCTTATGTGGTTGACCGTTATGGGCCTCCTACCTAAACCCCCTTTATGGGTTATGTGCCTCTATATGCTTTTAGCGGCTCATGCTATGACTTTCTTCAATACGGCTAACGTTGTCACTGCTGTGCACAATTTCCCTAATTATAGAGGCACCATTGTTGGCATCATGAAG GGTTTTCTTGGGTTGAGTGGAGCAATATTAATTCAAGTATATCAAACAATCTTTAGGAACAGGCTCACTGCATATCTTCTGTTGTTGGCATTGTTGCCTCCTATTACTACCCTGTTACTTATGTCGTTCATAACAATCTCGCCAACAAATGAAGATGATGAGAAGAAGCATCTTAATGGTTTCTCATTGATTGCTCTGGTTCTGGCTTCTTATCTCATGGCTGAAATCATTGTGGGAAACATTTTCTCTTTACAACTGTCTGTTCGCATCATTACTTTTGCTGTACTCATTTTCTTGCTGCTTTCCCCGATTTCTGTTGCGATCAATGTCCACAAGGAAAAGTCTTATAGAATAATTAAATACTTACTCGAGCAAAACTCACCGGAAGATGAGCAAAATAGATCTCAGGCGCATTTTGTGGACATGGGGCAAAGTCATGGTAACTATGATGAGTTGCCTGCTGGTGCTGATCAAGAGAGAGATATGAATGAGAGGAGGACTCCAGAATGGGGGGAAAACATGAATCTTTTTCAGGCAATGTGCACCACTGGTTTTTGGTTTTTGTTTGTCACCACTGCATGCGGAATGGGCACAGGGCTGGCTACAGTTAATAACATTAGCCAGATAGGAGGGTCACTTGGGTACACTATCTTAGAGACAAATACTTTAGTTTCTCTATGGAGTATCTGGAATTTTCTTGGTCGCTTTGGAGCTGGTTATATTTCAGATTATTTCTTGCGCTCACTAGGTTGGTCAAGGCCATTATTTATTGTTGTTACTCTGGCTAGTATGACTGTTGGCCATGCTGTGATAGCATCTGGTCTGCCTGGTGCTTTGTATGCCGGCTCTGTTATAGTTGGCATTTGTTATGGATCACAATGGTCACTAATGCCCACAATTGTTTCTGAGATATTTGGTGCAAGGCATCTGGGCACAATATTTAACACCATAACCGTAGCAGGCCCTGTAGGATCTTATATACTGTCTGTTTGGGTTGTCGGATACCTCTACGATAAGGAAGCATCAGATGTAGGGAACATGTGTACTGGAACTCACTGCTTCATGTTATCCTTCTTTATCATGGCAGCTTCCACTTTCTTTGGGGCTCTTGTGGCCTTGGCTTTGTTCTTTCGGACAAGAaacttctacaataattttgttCAGAGAAGAGGTGCAAATACCATTACTGGTTAG
- the LOC101243876 gene encoding protein NUCLEAR FUSION DEFECTIVE 4-like yields the protein MESSKWLAAVASIWIQCSSGASYAFGIYSPVLKSTQFYDQSTLDTVSVFKDIGANAGILSGLLYTAVAAKPSSVQGRFSFLHGGPWVVHLAGAIQSFAGYFFMWLAVTGTINRPPVAVMSLFMFIAAHAQTFLNTANVVAAVQNFPDHSGTIVGIMKGFLGLSGAILIQVYQTIFNNNPSSLILMLALLPTIVTLMLMFLVTVHETPSRDEEKYLQGFLLVSLVIAAYLLFLRILENVFIFSEWAKIITLLVLFALLCSPISVVVKAQRVDVKRLPPSITSSTSLLIDEPEWESSDKLAVQNIMDYDEVPTDTVQRRASSILQPDEQKNLWQAICTIDFWLLFVAMICGMGSGLATINNISQIGESLGYTTLARSTLVSLWSIWNFLGRLGAGYVSDIFLLRSGWPRPLFMVFTLAAMTGGHVIIASGFPGNLYVGSLLVGICYGSQWSLMPTISKEIFGVVHMGTIFNTIAIASPVGSYVLSVRVIGYIYDKEASGEGNSCFGTHCFMLSYFILASVSLSGVVVALALFYRTRRFYSRVLMLC from the exons ATGGAGAGCAGCAAATGGCTAGCAGCGGTGGCTAGCATATGGATCCAGTGCAGCAGCGGTGCATCGTACGCCTTCGGCATCTACTCCCCTGTCCTCAAGTCCACCCAATTTTACGATCAATCCACTCTCGATACCGTCTCTGTTTTCAAAGATATCGGTGCCAACGCCGGAATTCTCTCCGGTCTCCTTTATACCGCTGTCGCCGCTAAGCCTAGctccgtccaagggcgattctCATTTCTCCACGGCGGGCCATGGGTCGTACATCTGGCTGGGGCTATCCAGAGCTTTGCCGGCTATTTCTTCATGTGGCTTGCCGTCACCGGAACCATAAACAGGCCGCCTGTGGCTGTTATGTCCCTGTTCATGTTCATCGCTGCTCATGCTCAGACTTTCCTGAATACGGCTAATGTTGTTGCGGCCGTTCAAAATTTCCCGGACCATAGTGGCACTATTGTGGGTATCATGAAG GGCTTTCTTGGTTTGAGTGGAGCAATTCTAATACAAGTATATCAGACCATATTCAATAATAACCCAAGTTCGCTGATATTGATGCTTGCATTACTTCCGACTATAGTCACTTTGATGCTCATGTTTTTGGTGACAGTCCATGAGACACCTTCAAGAGATGAGGAGAAATATTTGCAGGGCTTTTTATTAGTTTCTTTAGTTATTGCTGCATATCTTCTGTTTTTACGGATTTTGGAGAATGTCTTTATCTTCTCAGAATGGGCAAAGATCATTACATTATTGGTTCTCTTTGCTCTACTCTGTTCTCCTATTAGTGTTGTAGTCAAGGCCCAAAGGGTTGATGTAAAGAGACTGCCGCCATCAATCACATCTTCTACCTCTTTATTGATAGATGAACCTGAATGGGAGAGTTCTGATAAATTGGCTGTTCAGAATATTATGGATTATGATGAAGTACCAACAGATACAGTCCAGCGAAGGGCCAGCTCTATCTTGCAGCCTgatgaacaaaaaaatttgtggcAAGCCATATGCACCATAGACTTTTGGCTTCTATTTGTCGCGATGATATGTGGGATGGGATCAGGACTGGCCACGATAAATAACATCAGCCAGATTGGAGAGTCACTTGGTTACACAACATTGGCAAGAAGTACATTAGTTTCACTTTGGAGTATATGGAATTTTCTTGGCCGTCTTGGAGCTGGATATGTATCAGATATATTTCTGCTCAGGAGTGGGTGGCCAAGGCCATTATTCATGGTCTTTACTCTAGCAGCAATGACTGGTGGTCATGTGATTATCGCTTCAGGTTTTCCCGGAAATTTATATGTGGGTTCACTGCTAGTAGGTATTTGCTATGGGTCACAGTGGTCGTTGATGCCTACCATAAGTAAAGAGATATTTGGTGTGGTCCATATGGGTACGATTTTCAACACAATCGCGATAGCTAGTCCAGTGGGCTCTTATGTTCTTTCTGTCAGAGTAATCGGCTATATATATGACAAAGAGGCATCAGGAGAAGGAAATTCATGCTTTGGTACTCACTGCTTCATGTTATCTTATTTCATATTAGCATCAGTAAGTCTTTCTGGAGTTGTAGTTGCCTTGGCATTGTTTTATAGGACGAGAAGGTTCTATTCTCGTGTGCTAATGTTGTGCTGA